The Rhizobium rhododendri nucleotide sequence GAGTGCTGCAGGTTGAAAACAGGGTAGGGGTGCCAGACGGCATTCTGATCAGGAAATAAGGTCGAGGAAACCGACATGAGCGATATCGCAGAACGCGTTAAGAAAATTGTTGTTGATCATCTTGGCGTCGACGCCGACAAGGTTGTTGAAGGCGCCAGCTTCATCGACGACCTGGGTGCGGACTCGCTCGACACTGTCGAACTGGTCATGGCATTCGAAGAAGAATTCGGCGTTGAAATCCCGGACGACGCCGCCGACTCCATTCTGACGGTTGGCGACGCTGTAAAGTTCATCGAAAAGGCCCAGGCTTAACAGCTTGGCAATATCAAAGGGCGGGCTCATGGAGTCCGCCCTTTTTCGTCCGGTCATGCCGGACTTTCCATATGATATGCATGACATGCGCGAAGACAGGGGCTGAGGGCGATGAGACGTGTCGTTATCACGGGTACCGGCATGGTATCTCCTTTGGGGTGTGGCACGGAGGTGTCCTGGACACGCTTGCTCGCCGGCCACAACGGCGCCCGCCTGATCACCGAATTCGAAGTTTCCGATTTGCCTGCCAAGATCGCCTGCCGGGTTCCCGTCGGCGACGGTAGCGACGGCACGTTCAATGCCGACGACTGGATGGAGCCGAAGGAACAGCGCAAGGTCGATCCCTTCATCATCTACGGCATGGCCGCCGCCGATATGGCGCTGAACGATGCCGGCTGGCATCCGAAGACCGACGAGGACCAGATCGCTACCGGTGTGATGATCGGCTCCGGTATCGGGGGTCTGGAAGGCATCGTCGAGGCCGGCTACACGTTGCGTGACAAGGGTCCCCGGCGCATCTCTCCGTTTTTCATTCCCGGCCGTCTGATCAATCTTGTGTCCGGCCAGGTCTCTATTCGCCACAAGCTGCGCGGCCCGAACCACGCCGTCGTCACGGCCTGTTCCACCGGGGCCCATGCCATCGGCGACGCCGCCCGCTTCATCGCCTTTGGCGATGCTGACGTGATGGTTGCCGGCGGTGCCGAGGCTCCCGTTTGCCGCATTGCCATGGCTGGATTTGCCGCCTGCAAGGCGTTGTCGACCCAGCACAACGACGATCCACAGAAGGCTTCGCGCCCTTACGACAACGACCGCGACGGCTTTGTCATGGGCGAGGGAGCTGGCATCGTCGTGCTCGAGGAACTCGAACACGCCAAGGCGCGCGGCGCCAAGATATATGCGGAAGTGGTCGGCTATGGCCTGTCCGGCGACGCCTACCACATCACCGCACCGTCAGAAAACGGCGAGGGCGCTTTCCGCTGCATGACATCTGCCTTGAAGCGTGCGGGCGTCACGGCAGCCGATGTGGACTACATCAATGCCCATGGCACATCGACCATGGCCGATACGATCGAGCTTGGCGCCGTCGAGCGACTGGTCGGCGCCTCCGCTTCGAAGATCTCGATGTCGTCCACCAAGTCGGCGACCGGACATCTCCTCGGAGCGGCCGGAGCAATCGAGGCGATTTTCTCGGCATTGGCGATCCGCGACAATATCGTGCCGCCGACGCTGAACCTCGACAATCCGGAGCGGCCAACCGCGATCGATCTGGTACCGCACACCGCGCGCAAGCGCGATGTCAACATTGCGCTGTCGAACTCCTTCGGATTTGGCGGAACCAACGCGTCGCTCGTTCTGCGCCGCTATGAGGCTTAGAGGCAGGTAACGGCTGATTTTTCGCGCACCACGTGTGTGCGGAAGATCCTGAACCTGTTTTTGCCGCATTGCTTGGTCAAGAGCGGACAAAGACAAGAAGAAGGGACTGCCGGTGAACGACACGAACCAGAACGGGGATACGCCGGCGGGGCAGAAGGGACCGATCATTCCTAAATCGCCAAACGAGGCATTGCGTCCCGAACGCGTGCCGGAGCCACCGAAGCGGTCCCGCAAGGCCCGCAGCCAGATGGTCATCTTCCTGAACTTCCTGATGACGCTTGTCGTCTTCGTCATCGCGCTGGGCGTCATCGGCTTCTACTATGTCGTCTCGACCTACCAGTCGCCCGGACCGCTGACCACCAATGCCAACTTCATCGTCCGTAACGGAGCGGGTCCATCCGAAATCGCTTCTCGGCTGGAGGCCAGCAACATCATTTCTGATGCTCGGATATTCAAATATCTCGCGGCCCGTCAACTCCGCGACGGCGATACACTGAAGGCCGGCGAATACGAGATCAAGGCCGGCGCGTCCATGAAGGACATCATGGAGTTGATGGAGTCCGGCAAGTCCATTCTCTATTCCGTCACGCTGCCGGAGGGCCTGACAACTCGCCAGATCTTCAACAAGCTTCAGGCCGATCCCATACTCGAGGGCGAACTGCCGTCTGCCCTGCCGCCGGAGGGAAGTCTCGAGCCGAACACCTACAAGTTTTCTCGCGGCGCGAAGCGTGCCGAGATTGTCGACCAGATGGCTGCGGCCCAGAAGAAACTGGTCGACCAGATCTGGGAAAAGCGTGACGCCAACCTGCCATTCGCCAGCAAGCAGGAACTCGTCATACTGGCATCGATCGTCGAAAAGGAAACCGGCCTTGCCGACGAGCGTGCACATGTAGCGTCGGTATTCATCAACCGCCTCGCCAAGAACATGCGCCTTCAGTCTGATCCAACCGTGATCTACGGTCTGTTCGGCGGGGACGGCAAGCCGACAGACCGGCCGATCTACCAATCGGACCTGAAGAAGGAAACGCCGTACAACACCTACATCATCAAGGGTTTGCCGCCGACGCCGATTGCCAATCCCGGACGCGATGCACTCGAAGCCACGGCCAACCCCTGGAAGTCGCAGGATCTCTACTTTGTAGCCGACGGCAGTGGCGGGCATGTCTTTTCCGCGACGCTGGAAGAGCATAACGCCAACGTCAAGCGCTGGCGCAAGATCCTGGCCGACAAGGGCGTCAACAGCACCGATATCGTTGTCGACGGCCAGCCTGAAGAAAATGGTGCCGTGACGCCGGCAAAGAAGAAGTAACCCGAAGCAAAGCACGGAGACGCTGATGGCACTGCAGTCCATGACAGGATTTGCCCGGCGTGAAGGCACCAGCGGTCGCTACCGCTGGGCCTGGGAACTGCGCTCGGTCAACGGCAAGGGGCTCGACTTGCGCCTGCGCCTGCCGCCCGGCCTAGAGCGTCTGGAACTCGACATCCGGCGCCTTGTTCCGCTGCAGTTTTCCCGTGGCAACATTCAGGCAAGCCTGTCGATCTCGGCCGACGAAAACCGCTTCGAAGCGGTCGTCAACCAGGCAGCACTCGCCACCGTACTTGCCATGCGCGATCAGCTGGCCGGCATCATCGATCCCGCGCCGCTGAAGCTCGATACGCTGATGGCGATCCGCGGCATCATAGAGTTTCGCGAGACCCCCGAAGGTGACGATGCAGTCGCCAGCCGCGACGCCGACATCATGGCTGGGCTCGAGGGTGCGCTCTACGACCTCAGGACCATGCGGGAGGAGGAAGGACAGGCGCTGGCCCACGTCCTGCTCGACCAGGTCGCCACCATCGAGACGCTGACGGATACCATAGAGCGCGATCCGTCGCGGTCGCCGGCTGAAATCGCCACGAGGCTTGCAGCCCAGGTCGCTTTGTTGATGGACGCAGCCTCCGGGCTGGATCGCGACAGGCTTCACGCAGAGGCGGCGCTCATCGCCACCAGGGCGGATTTGCGCGAGGAGATAGACCGGCTGATGGCCCATGTCGCCGCCTCTCGCGAATTGATGAGGAAAGGTGGCCCGATAGGGCGCAAGCTCGATTTTCTTGCACAGGAATTTAACCGCGAATCGAATACCGTCTGTTCGAAATCGAATGCCGCAGCCGTTACCAACGCCGGCATCGAATTGAAGGTGGTCATCGACCAGTTTCGCGAACAAGTTCAGAATTTGGAGTGAATGATGAATACGGCGATCTCGCCATCGTTGCCAATCGCCCGACGCGGT carries:
- a CDS encoding acyl carrier protein, giving the protein MSDIAERVKKIVVDHLGVDADKVVEGASFIDDLGADSLDTVELVMAFEEEFGVEIPDDAADSILTVGDAVKFIEKAQA
- the fabF gene encoding beta-ketoacyl-ACP synthase II, which gives rise to MRRVVITGTGMVSPLGCGTEVSWTRLLAGHNGARLITEFEVSDLPAKIACRVPVGDGSDGTFNADDWMEPKEQRKVDPFIIYGMAAADMALNDAGWHPKTDEDQIATGVMIGSGIGGLEGIVEAGYTLRDKGPRRISPFFIPGRLINLVSGQVSIRHKLRGPNHAVVTACSTGAHAIGDAARFIAFGDADVMVAGGAEAPVCRIAMAGFAACKALSTQHNDDPQKASRPYDNDRDGFVMGEGAGIVVLEELEHAKARGAKIYAEVVGYGLSGDAYHITAPSENGEGAFRCMTSALKRAGVTAADVDYINAHGTSTMADTIELGAVERLVGASASKISMSSTKSATGHLLGAAGAIEAIFSALAIRDNIVPPTLNLDNPERPTAIDLVPHTARKRDVNIALSNSFGFGGTNASLVLRRYEA
- the mltG gene encoding endolytic transglycosylase MltG translates to MPVNDTNQNGDTPAGQKGPIIPKSPNEALRPERVPEPPKRSRKARSQMVIFLNFLMTLVVFVIALGVIGFYYVVSTYQSPGPLTTNANFIVRNGAGPSEIASRLEASNIISDARIFKYLAARQLRDGDTLKAGEYEIKAGASMKDIMELMESGKSILYSVTLPEGLTTRQIFNKLQADPILEGELPSALPPEGSLEPNTYKFSRGAKRAEIVDQMAAAQKKLVDQIWEKRDANLPFASKQELVILASIVEKETGLADERAHVASVFINRLAKNMRLQSDPTVIYGLFGGDGKPTDRPIYQSDLKKETPYNTYIIKGLPPTPIANPGRDALEATANPWKSQDLYFVADGSGGHVFSATLEEHNANVKRWRKILADKGVNSTDIVVDGQPEENGAVTPAKKK
- a CDS encoding YicC/YloC family endoribonuclease, which codes for MALQSMTGFARREGTSGRYRWAWELRSVNGKGLDLRLRLPPGLERLELDIRRLVPLQFSRGNIQASLSISADENRFEAVVNQAALATVLAMRDQLAGIIDPAPLKLDTLMAIRGIIEFRETPEGDDAVASRDADIMAGLEGALYDLRTMREEEGQALAHVLLDQVATIETLTDTIERDPSRSPAEIATRLAAQVALLMDAASGLDRDRLHAEAALIATRADLREEIDRLMAHVAASRELMRKGGPIGRKLDFLAQEFNRESNTVCSKSNAAAVTNAGIELKVVIDQFREQVQNLE